A window of Desulfovibrio sp. X2 contains these coding sequences:
- the tsaA gene encoding tRNA (N6-threonylcarbamoyladenosine(37)-N6)-methyltransferase TrmO: MTVVDKTSAITFRPIGHVRSPFSEPEGMPIQPVGARGVEGAIEVLPEFAEGLADLEGFSHIFLLYHFHRSEGFRLTIRPFLDKTPHGVFATRAPKRPNQIGLSVLEIAGVEGNLVRVRNIDILDGTPVIDIKPYVPRFDVWPAERIGWFAGKAENASGFKSDGTYTVEQKD; the protein is encoded by the coding sequence ATGACTGTTGTGGACAAGACGAGCGCCATCACCTTCCGGCCCATAGGACACGTCCGTTCGCCCTTTTCCGAGCCCGAGGGCATGCCCATCCAGCCCGTGGGCGCCCGCGGCGTGGAGGGGGCCATCGAGGTCCTGCCCGAGTTCGCCGAGGGGCTGGCGGACCTGGAGGGCTTCTCGCACATCTTCCTTTTGTACCATTTCCACCGCTCGGAAGGTTTCCGCCTGACCATCCGCCCCTTCCTGGACAAGACCCCGCACGGCGTCTTCGCCACGCGCGCGCCCAAAAGGCCCAACCAGATCGGCCTTTCCGTGCTGGAGATCGCGGGCGTGGAAGGGAACCTCGTGCGCGTGCGCAACATCGACATCCTGGACGGCACGCCGGTCATCGACATCAAGCCCTACGTGCCCCGCTTCGACGTCTGGCCCGCGGAGCGCATCGGCTGGTTCGCGGGCAAGGCCGAGAACGCCTCCGGATTCAAGAGCGACGGAACCTACACCGTGGAACAGAAGGACTGA
- the modA gene encoding molybdate ABC transporter substrate-binding protein → MRTRTRTRVLPSPVLSRLLFLLLAALCLALPGQARAAGPSVDLRVSCAASLTRPMRAVCDAFAKAHPGVDVVLNLGSQGALLHQIEMGAPADVLLTADAMTMDQAAQKKLVVEKTRRVVAENALYLFVRTDGPACPKDLSSLADPAFVHVGLGEPRTTAIGAFVRKKLEAEGLWKKLEPKMALGETIKQITQYLARGETEAGFLFATEAPALGDAARACLRVDKPGDFVYPAARLSGAADPALADAFLAFLSGPEGRAILKKQGLVLP, encoded by the coding sequence ATGCGCACCCGGACCCGAACCCGCGTCCTCCCGTCCCCCGTCCTTTCCCGCCTCCTCTTCCTCCTGCTCGCCGCGCTCTGCCTGGCCCTGCCGGGACAGGCGCGGGCCGCCGGCCCGTCCGTGGACCTCCGCGTCTCCTGCGCCGCCAGCCTGACCAGGCCCATGCGCGCCGTGTGCGACGCCTTCGCCAAGGCCCACCCGGGCGTGGACGTGGTCCTGAACCTGGGCTCGCAGGGCGCGCTGCTGCACCAGATCGAGATGGGAGCCCCGGCCGACGTGCTGCTGACCGCGGACGCCATGACCATGGACCAGGCCGCGCAAAAGAAGCTCGTCGTGGAGAAGACGCGCCGCGTGGTGGCCGAGAACGCCCTCTACCTCTTCGTGCGCACGGACGGCCCGGCCTGCCCGAAGGACCTCTCCAGCCTCGCGGACCCGGCCTTCGTGCACGTGGGACTGGGCGAGCCGAGGACCACGGCCATCGGCGCCTTCGTCCGGAAGAAGCTCGAGGCGGAAGGGCTGTGGAAGAAGCTCGAGCCCAAGATGGCGCTCGGCGAGACCATCAAGCAGATCACGCAGTACCTCGCGCGCGGCGAGACCGAGGCGGGCTTCCTCTTCGCCACCGAGGCCCCGGCGCTGGGCGACGCGGCCCGGGCCTGCCTGCGCGTGGACAAGCCCGGCGACTTCGTCTACCCGGCCGCGCGGCTTTCCGGCGCCGCCGACCCGGCCCTGGCCGACGCCTTCCTCGCCTTCCTCTCCGGGCCGGAAGGCCGCGCGATCCTGAAGAAGCAGGGGCTCGTGCTGCCCTAG